The sequence GCCAGTGCTGCTGGAGCCGATCATGAAGCTGCGTGTGATTGTGCCCGAACAGTGCATGGGCGACGTCACCGGTGACCTCAACCACCGTCGCGGCCGCATTCTCGGCATGGACACCGAGGATGGTATGCAGGTGGTCACCGCGGAGGTGCCGCAGGCGGAGCTCTTTCAGTACTCTTCCCAGCTTCGCAGCATGACCGGTGGGCGCGGCACGTTTGAAATGGAGTTCTCCCGGCTCGAAATCGTGCCGTCGAACATCGCGCAGCGTGTGATCGCGGAGGCGCAAAAGGCGCGCCAGCCCGAGGAGGAATGATCGCGCCCGCCGCGCAAACCAAGGAGCCCCGACATGAGTGGTCACAGCAAGTGGGCGACGATCAAACACAAGAAAGCCGCCACCGACGCGAAGCGCGGGAAGATTTTCAGCAAACTCGCGCGAGAAATCATGGTCGCCGCGCGCCAGGGTGGAGGCGATCCGGCCACCAACATCACGCTGCGCTCGCTCGTCCAAAAGGCGAAAAGTGTGAACATGCCGGCGGAGAACGTCGAGCGGGCGATCAAGAAAGGAACCGGCGAGCTGGATGCGGGTCAGCAGTACGAGGAAGTCATCTACGAAGCGTTCGGTCCCGGCGGCGTCGGCATCATCGTGCAGGTACTCACCGACAACCGCAACCGCTCCGCCGCGGAAGTCCGCCATGTCTTTTCGCGCCACAACATCAGCCTTGGTGCACAGGGTAGCGTCGCGCGCGGCTTTCGCCGGCGGGGCGTGATCCGCGTGCCGGCGGACAAGGTCGCGGAGGACCGGCTGCTCGAAATCGCGCTGGAGGCCGGCGCCGACGATATGGAGCGCGATGATGGCCAGTTCGTCATCACAACCGAACCCGCTGCGTTCCAGCGCGTCACGGAAGCCATCGTCGCCGCCGGTATTCCGGTGGAGCAGTCGGAGGTGACCCTGCTGCCGGACCTCTGGGTCACGGTGTCGGATCCCGCCGTCGCGCGGGAAATCGTCAAGCTGGTGGACGCGCTCGAGGACCTGGACGACGTGCAGAACGTTTACACCAACCTCGATGTAGACGAGGCGGTGCTGAGGGAGGTCACCTGAGAGACGCCGTGGCTGGCCGCGCCGATTCGGCGGGTATCCTCGGACTCGACACCGCGCTGCGCTGCAGCGGCTACGCGGTGATCCGCCGCGCGGGCGCGGGGTGGGAGGCGGTGGAGCTGGGGCGAATCCATAACCCCGCCGGCCGCCCTGTCGCCATTGCGCTGCTCCACCTGCACGCAGAACTCAGCGACCTGCTCCGCCGGCACGCCCCCGCCGCGGTTGCCATCGAAGGCGTCTTTCACGCCCGGAACGCCCGCACGCTTTTGGCGCTCGGCCAAGCCCGCGGCGCCGTCCTCGTCGCTTGCGCGGCGGCCGGCATACCGGTTTTCGAATATTCACCGCGCGAAGTGAAGCGTGGCGTGACCGGCCACGGCCAGGCCGACAAATCGCAAGTTGCCCGCATGGTGCAGGCGATGCTCGGGTTGCCCGCCCCGCCCCCGCCGGACGAGGCGGACGCCGCCGCGATCGCGCTCTGTCACGCCCACGCCACCGGCGCTCGCGCGCTGGGCCTCGTGCGGCGGCTCGATGCGGCTCACAACGGAGACCCCCCGCCATGACCGCCCGCCTCCTCGACGGGCGCGCGGTGGCCGCCCAGATTCGGGACGAACTGCGCCCCCGTATCGCCGCGCTGGCCGCCGCCGCGGGCCGACCGCCCGGCCTGGCGGTGGTCCGGGTCGGCGACGATCCCGCCTCTCAGTCCTACGTCGCCGCAAAACGCCGCGCCTGCTCGGAGCTCGGCCTGGTCTCCATCGAATGCCACCTGCCCGCAACCGCGAGCCGCGCGGACATCCTCGCCGCGGTGGAGCGCTTCAACGAGGACCCCACCGTCGATGGCATCCTGGTCCAGTTGCCGCTGCCCGACCCTTCCATCGAGGCGGATGTGATTGAGGCGATCCGGCCAGACAAGGACGTGGACGGGTTCCACCCTCTCAACGTCGGCCGGATGCTGCTGGGGCTGCGCGCGTTCCTGCCCTGCACCCCGCACGGCATCGTGCAGCTGCTGCGCAGGTCCGGCATTGCAACGCCCGGTGCCCACGTGGTCGTGATCGGCCGAAGCCACATCGTGGGCCGGCCGCTGGCGCACCTGCTCAGCCGCAAGGGGCCCGACGCAGACGCCACGGTGACGCTCTGCCACACCCGTACGAGGGACCTCGCCGCACACACCCGCCAGGCCGACATCGTCGTGGCCGCCGCAGGCCGCCCCGGCACGGTCCGCGGTGACATGATCCGCGAGGGGGCCGTCGTCGTGGACGTCGGCGTCAACCGCTTGCCCGATCCAACGCGGGCCTCCGGCTACCGTCTCGTCGGCGACGTGGACTTTGAGTCTGTCGCCCCACGCGCCGCCGCAATCACCCCCGTGCCCGGCGGCGTGGGTCCGATGACGATCGCGATGCTGCTGGCCAACACCGTCGCCGCTGCGGAATGGCGTGGCGCCGCGCGATGAGTATCCTGAACCGCTACGTCGGGATCGGCTACCTCGTCCATCTGGTCGGCGCACTGGTGGTGTTCTCGGTGGTGATGGCGATCGGCTCGGTGGTGCAGGCGATCGATTTGGTCGCGCGCGGCGCCTCCGCGCCCGTGCTCGCCCGCTACATGGCGCTGAACGTGCCCTACATCCTCCAGTACACGCTGCCAATGAGCGTGATGACCGCGACGCTGCTGCAGTTCACGCGGCTCTCCCTCGACGGCGAAATCACCGCGATGAAGGCCTGTGGGCTCAGCCTCTGGCAGATCGCCTCGCCGGTGCTGCTGGTGGCGACGCTGGTCGCCGCTCTCGCGATGGTCGTCACGCAGTGGGTCTCCCCCCGCAGTCGGCTCGCGCAGCGGGTGCTGCTGACGCAGCTGGCCGGGGAGGATCCGCTGCAGCTCATCGAGTCCGGCCGCTGGATCCGCGACTTCCCCGGTCTGCTCGTCTATGTCGGCGGGCGCAACGGGACGCACCTCACGGACATTGTGATCCATCAACTCGACGCGGCGAATGCGGTGCGGCTCTCCATCCGCGCCCGCAAAGGCGTCGTGGAGCTGTCGCCGGAACCGCCGGCGCGCCTGATCCTGGACCTCTACCAGGTCCGGATGGAGGAACCCGACCGCCGCGACCCTCTCAACCCCCTCCGCGCACGGGTAATGTTCGCGGAGCACAACCGTCAGACCGTGGACATCGCACAGCTCACGCGGCGATCCGGCGTGAAGCGGAAAATCTCCGACTTCACCGGCCCGGAACTCCTCGCGATGATCGCCGGCGCCGACGCAGAGCCGCCCCTCCCCGAGGTCGTGCGCCGGGACCAGCAGGCGCGTGTGCTGATCGAGATGAACGGTCGTCTCGCGATGTCCTTCTCGTGCCTCGCGATGGCGCTGGTCGGCATACCACTGGGGCTGAGATCGCGCCGCCGAGAATCCTCCGTGGGCGTGATCGTGAGCCTCGCGGTGGTCTTTACGTTCTATTTTTTTCTGATGATGGGGCGCTCGATGGCCGGCCGACCGCAGCTCTACCCCGAACTGTGGGCGTGGATCCCTGTGGTCGTCGCCGAAGCTGCCGGCCTATGGCTGATCGAGCGGTCAAACTGATGAGCGACGGCCGCCCCCGGATCCTGGTCACGAACGACGACGGCATTCACGCGCCGGGCATCCGCGAGCTCGCGCGGGCGCTGCGGCCGCTGGGTCGAGTCACCATCGTTGCGCCCGACACCGAACGCAGCGCGGTGGGCCATGCAATCACGCTCTCCGACCCGATCAAAATGCGCGCGGTGCGTGACGATGGTCGCCTGGTCGGCTACGCGGTGGGCGGAACACCCGCCGACTCGGTGAAACTGGCGGTTTGCGCGCTGTTGCGCCGGCGGCCGGATCTGGTCGTCAGTGGGATCAATCTGGGCCCGAACGCCGGCATCGCGGTGCTCTACTCCGGTACCGTCTCCGCCGCCACCGAAGGCACCCTCCTCCACATCCCCAGCCTCGCGATCTCGCTGAACACGTTCGACCAGCCGCAGTGGGCGACCGCCGCCCGCGCGGCGGCCGAGCTCGCCAACGGCCTGCTGCGCCATCCGCTGCCGCGGGGCGTGCTGCTCAACGTGAACGTGCCGAACCTGCCGTGGGAGCAGATCCGCGGCTACGCACCGGCCCGCATGGCTCGCTCACGCTTCGTCGAGGTTTTTCACCGGCGCCGGGACCCGCGCGGCAACCTCTACTTCTGGATGGACGGCTATCTCGAAACCGACGGGCCGCGCGAGGGCACTGACCTGAAGCTGCTGGCGGACGGTTGGATCACGCTCACACCGGTGCACTTCGACCTCACCCACCACCGGGCGCTCACCCACCTCCGGCGCTGGTGCGGTCGGCTCAACCGGTCGCGCCACTGAGGCCGCGCTCAGCCGTACTTTTTCTGAAAGCGCGGCGGACGATCTTTCTCCTCATCGACTGGCGGCGGGGCCGTGGGTTCGGCGCCAGCCGGCGTCGGGGGGGTCGCGCCGGCCGTCACACTGGCCGCCGGCGCCGCCGGCGCGTCGGCCGGCGCACCGCCCCGCTGCGCCCGAACCGCAAGGTCAGAGACCCGCACGAAGCTCAGCTGCAAACCCGATATCGTCTCCGCGATCGCGGCGTCCTCCTCCGGCGTGCGCCGCCCCCGCGTCTTTTCATCCAGATCATGCAGGATCTCGATCAAATGCGATGCGAACTCGAGGTCCACATACACCTCGTTGCGCTCGTTAGGGCCGCCCGCCCCGAGCGCGGTCATCGCGTGCGTCGCCAGAATGCCCAGCAGGCTGATGAACGGCGTCGGTTCCGGCTCACGGTCGGGGCTCATCCGCGTTCCTCCGCAGTGTTGATCGGCTCCCGCGTCGCCGACGCGACGACGACCGCCTGGGTTCAACCGGCGGCAAAAACGGGAACCGGAATGCCTCGTCAAAATCGTACACCGCAACGAAGTCCTCGGGCTTGTCGTCGGGCGAGGCCAGCAGCACCTGTTCCCGAACCAAATGAAAGACTAATTCGCCGATGTCTTCCGTGGAGCGGATCCCCCAGTGGTCCAGCACCCGTTGCGCCATCGGCCCGAACCGCTCGAGCGCCAACGTGCGCACCGCGTGGCAGACCTCCCGGCCGTTCAGGTGGATCAGCGCCTGCCCGGACCTGGGCTGTCGCCGCTCGACCTCGCGGTCCAACGCCTCGCGCAGAAACTGATAGGCCTCCTCTCGATACCGCGAATCGCGCGCCCGGATCCGCGCAACAGCCTCGTCGAAATCCACCCCCGGCACCATCGTTTACCTCAAAGGTCGCACCGGAGCTGCACGCTCACAGCGCCGCCGCAATCTGGTCGCGGATCGTGCGCGCTTCCTCCGCAGTGGCGTAGGAGCGCGCCGCCCAGTTCCAACGGTGACCGTCCTCCCGGAACCGCGGGATCACGTG is a genomic window of Kiritimatiellia bacterium containing:
- the folD gene encoding bifunctional methylenetetrahydrofolate dehydrogenase/methenyltetrahydrofolate cyclohydrolase FolD → MTARLLDGRAVAAQIRDELRPRIAALAAAAGRPPGLAVVRVGDDPASQSYVAAKRRACSELGLVSIECHLPATASRADILAAVERFNEDPTVDGILVQLPLPDPSIEADVIEAIRPDKDVDGFHPLNVGRMLLGLRAFLPCTPHGIVQLLRRSGIATPGAHVVVIGRSHIVGRPLAHLLSRKGPDADATVTLCHTRTRDLAAHTRQADIVVAAAGRPGTVRGDMIREGAVVVDVGVNRLPDPTRASGYRLVGDVDFESVAPRAAAITPVPGGVGPMTIAMLLANTVAAAEWRGAAR
- a CDS encoding LptF/LptG family permease, with the translated sequence MSILNRYVGIGYLVHLVGALVVFSVVMAIGSVVQAIDLVARGASAPVLARYMALNVPYILQYTLPMSVMTATLLQFTRLSLDGEITAMKACGLSLWQIASPVLLVATLVAALAMVVTQWVSPRSRLAQRVLLTQLAGEDPLQLIESGRWIRDFPGLLVYVGGRNGTHLTDIVIHQLDAANAVRLSIRARKGVVELSPEPPARLILDLYQVRMEEPDRRDPLNPLRARVMFAEHNRQTVDIAQLTRRSGVKRKISDFTGPELLAMIAGADAEPPLPEVVRRDQQARVLIEMNGRLAMSFSCLAMALVGIPLGLRSRRRESSVGVIVSLAVVFTFYFFLMMGRSMAGRPQLYPELWAWIPVVVAEAAGLWLIERSN
- a CDS encoding DUF1844 domain-containing protein, whose amino-acid sequence is MSPDREPEPTPFISLLGILATHAMTALGAGGPNERNEVYVDLEFASHLIEILHDLDEKTRGRRTPEEDAAIAETISGLQLSFVRVSDLAVRAQRGGAPADAPAAPAASVTAGATPPTPAGAEPTAPPPVDEEKDRPPRFQKKYG
- the ruvC gene encoding crossover junction endodeoxyribonuclease RuvC, with the protein product MAGRADSAGILGLDTALRCSGYAVIRRAGAGWEAVELGRIHNPAGRPVAIALLHLHAELSDLLRRHAPAAVAIEGVFHARNARTLLALGQARGAVLVACAAAGIPVFEYSPREVKRGVTGHGQADKSQVARMVQAMLGLPAPPPPDEADAAAIALCHAHATGARALGLVRRLDAAHNGDPPP
- a CDS encoding YebC/PmpR family DNA-binding transcriptional regulator codes for the protein MSGHSKWATIKHKKAATDAKRGKIFSKLAREIMVAARQGGGDPATNITLRSLVQKAKSVNMPAENVERAIKKGTGELDAGQQYEEVIYEAFGPGGVGIIVQVLTDNRNRSAAEVRHVFSRHNISLGAQGSVARGFRRRGVIRVPADKVAEDRLLEIALEAGADDMERDDGQFVITTEPAAFQRVTEAIVAAGIPVEQSEVTLLPDLWVTVSDPAVAREIVKLVDALEDLDDVQNVYTNLDVDEAVLREVT
- the surE gene encoding 5'/3'-nucleotidase SurE; the encoded protein is MADRAVKLMSDGRPRILVTNDDGIHAPGIRELARALRPLGRVTIVAPDTERSAVGHAITLSDPIKMRAVRDDGRLVGYAVGGTPADSVKLAVCALLRRRPDLVVSGINLGPNAGIAVLYSGTVSAATEGTLLHIPSLAISLNTFDQPQWATAARAAAELANGLLRHPLPRGVLLNVNVPNLPWEQIRGYAPARMARSRFVEVFHRRRDPRGNLYFWMDGYLETDGPREGTDLKLLADGWITLTPVHFDLTHHRALTHLRRWCGRLNRSRH